In Salinisphaera sp. T31B1, the following are encoded in one genomic region:
- a CDS encoding acyclic terpene utilization AtuA family protein encodes MAASAIRIGCASAFWGDSNAAAAQLIAKGGLDYLVFDYLSEITLSILAAKRQRDPTAGYAEDFVDHAIGPYLTDIKAQGLRVISNAGGINPAACRDALAAAAEAAGVALSIAIVTGDDLLAARDTLAGLMRPAKGDGPLPERLASLNAYAGAPAIVAALAAGADVVITGRCVDSAVTLAPLVHAFGWAWDDYDRLAAGSLAGHLIECGCQCTGGNFTDWHLVADGYADMGFPIVECHADGACFVTKPAETGGLVSPHTVGEQLLYEIGDPAAYRLPDVICDFTEVTLVQAGADRVRVEGARGRAPSGEYKVSATYRDGFRAVASFVVAGIDAPYKARANAQAIITRTERLFAARGWGGYTAIDIDTLGAESTYGAHASLGGRSTREVVVKIAVRHRHREALALFTRELAQAATGMAPGVTGFFGGRPRVSPVIRLYSAFVPKHAAPLAIDVAGRTHAVVLPPSCPSRSAGEPPRAPGPVARPAQAAVTVPLVRLALARSGDKGNDANIGVIARKPSYLPYLRAALTDAAVAGWFAHVLDGEVRHWELPGIHALNFLLTDTLGGGGMASLRSDPQGKCFAQMLLSMPVAVPTSLLEARAGDTASTSH; translated from the coding sequence GACCCGACGGCCGGCTACGCCGAGGACTTCGTCGACCACGCGATCGGGCCTTATCTGACCGATATCAAGGCCCAGGGACTACGGGTGATCAGCAACGCCGGCGGGATCAATCCGGCAGCCTGTCGCGATGCGCTCGCCGCGGCGGCGGAGGCGGCGGGCGTGGCGCTTTCGATCGCCATCGTGACCGGCGACGACCTGCTGGCAGCCCGCGACACGCTGGCCGGCCTGATGCGTCCGGCCAAGGGCGACGGACCGTTGCCGGAGCGACTGGCCAGTCTCAATGCCTATGCCGGTGCACCGGCAATCGTTGCCGCGCTCGCGGCCGGTGCCGATGTCGTGATCACTGGCCGTTGTGTGGACAGCGCGGTCACGCTCGCGCCATTGGTGCATGCCTTCGGTTGGGCATGGGACGACTATGACCGGTTGGCCGCCGGCAGTCTGGCCGGCCATCTGATCGAATGCGGCTGTCAGTGCACCGGGGGCAACTTCACCGACTGGCATCTTGTGGCCGACGGCTATGCCGATATGGGCTTTCCGATCGTCGAATGCCATGCAGATGGCGCGTGCTTCGTTACCAAGCCGGCCGAGACCGGCGGGCTCGTCAGCCCGCATACCGTGGGCGAACAGCTGCTTTATGAAATCGGCGATCCGGCGGCGTATCGACTGCCCGACGTGATCTGCGATTTCACCGAAGTAACCCTCGTCCAGGCCGGCGCCGATCGTGTTCGTGTGGAGGGCGCGCGTGGACGAGCGCCGAGCGGTGAATACAAGGTCTCGGCGACCTATCGGGATGGCTTCCGGGCGGTGGCCAGTTTTGTCGTCGCCGGTATCGATGCCCCGTACAAGGCGCGTGCGAACGCGCAGGCGATCATCACCCGTACCGAGCGGCTGTTTGCCGCACGGGGATGGGGCGGCTATACCGCGATCGATATCGACACGCTCGGCGCCGAATCCACCTACGGCGCGCATGCCAGCCTCGGTGGTCGGTCCACGCGCGAGGTGGTGGTGAAGATCGCGGTGCGTCATCGCCACCGTGAGGCGCTGGCCCTGTTCACACGGGAACTCGCTCAGGCCGCAACCGGCATGGCGCCGGGCGTGACCGGATTTTTCGGCGGGCGCCCGCGTGTCAGCCCCGTGATCCGGCTGTATTCGGCGTTCGTGCCCAAGCATGCCGCGCCGCTGGCGATCGATGTCGCCGGGCGGACACACGCCGTGGTGCTACCGCCCAGCTGTCCCTCGCGGTCGGCCGGCGAGCCGCCCAGAGCGCCCGGACCGGTCGCACGACCCGCCCAGGCGGCCGTGACCGTGCCGCTGGTCCGGCTTGCACTGGCTCGCAGTGGCGACAAGGGCAACGACGCCAATATCGGCGTCATCGCGCGCAAGCCGTCGTATCTGCCCTATCTGCGCGCGGCCCTTACCGATGCCGCGGTGGCCGGCTGGTTCGCCCATGTTCTGGACGGCGAGGTTCGCCACTGGGAATTGCCGGGTATCCACGCACTGAACTTCCTGCTGACCGACACGCTGGGCGGGGGCGGCATGGCCTCGCTTCGCAGCGATCCGCAGGGCAAATGTTTCGCCCAGATGCTGCTGTCCATGCCGGTGGCGGTGCCCACGTCGCTGCTCGAGGCACGGGCCGGCGACACGGCGTCGACATCGCACTGA
- a CDS encoding acyl-CoA dehydrogenase family protein: MQFTAEHRAIADTVARLVDEQINPYVDAWEAERQFPSHQLFRQMGELGLLGINKPTAFGGLGLDYSYAMVAAEELGRIRCGGVPMAIGVQTDMATPALARFGSDALRAEFLAPAIAGEAVAAIGVSEPQAGSDVARLTTTARSDGDDYVINGSKMWITNGMQADWICLLANTSDDAPHRNKSLIVVPMDTKGVTRATKLHKLGMWSSDTAQLFFDDVRVPQRYRIGEAGAGFAMQMHQFQEERLFAAASALKGLEHIIDTTIEYTGSRRAFGGPILANQVVHFRLAELATEIEALRALVYRGCECHIADPGGSEVVKLASMAKLKTGRLVREVTDACLQYWGGQGYMWEADVARAFRDTRLVSIGGGADEIMLGIICKMMGILPSQHKGD; this comes from the coding sequence ATGCAGTTCACCGCCGAACACCGGGCCATTGCCGATACCGTCGCGCGCCTGGTCGATGAGCAGATCAATCCGTATGTCGACGCGTGGGAGGCCGAGCGGCAATTTCCTTCACATCAGCTGTTCCGCCAGATGGGCGAGCTGGGGTTGTTGGGTATCAACAAGCCGACCGCGTTCGGAGGGCTGGGGCTGGATTATTCCTATGCCATGGTGGCCGCCGAGGAGCTTGGCCGTATCCGCTGCGGCGGCGTGCCGATGGCCATCGGGGTGCAGACCGACATGGCCACGCCGGCGCTGGCGCGTTTCGGCTCGGATGCGCTGCGCGCCGAGTTTCTCGCCCCGGCGATCGCCGGCGAGGCGGTTGCCGCCATCGGCGTGTCCGAGCCGCAGGCGGGCTCGGATGTCGCCCGGTTGACCACCACGGCTCGCAGCGACGGCGACGATTACGTCATCAATGGCTCGAAGATGTGGATCACCAACGGCATGCAGGCCGACTGGATCTGTCTGCTGGCCAACACATCGGATGATGCACCGCATCGCAACAAGTCGTTGATCGTCGTTCCCATGGATACGAAAGGGGTCACGCGGGCAACGAAGCTGCACAAGCTGGGGATGTGGTCGTCGGATACCGCTCAGCTGTTCTTCGACGACGTTCGTGTACCGCAGCGCTATCGCATCGGCGAGGCGGGCGCCGGCTTTGCGATGCAGATGCACCAGTTCCAGGAAGAGCGCCTGTTCGCGGCAGCTTCTGCCCTCAAGGGGCTGGAGCACATCATCGATACGACCATCGAGTACACCGGCTCGCGGCGCGCGTTCGGTGGACCGATTTTGGCCAATCAGGTCGTGCATTTCCGGCTGGCCGAACTGGCCACCGAGATCGAAGCACTTCGTGCGCTGGTCTATCGCGGCTGCGAGTGTCATATCGCCGATCCGGGCGGCAGTGAGGTAGTCAAGCTGGCCTCGATGGCCAAGCTCAAGACCGGTCGGCTGGTTCGCGAAGTCACCGACGCCTGTCTGCAGTACTGGGGCGGGCAGGGCTATATGTGGGAGGCCGACGTCGCCCGTGCCTTTCGCGACACCCGTCTGGTATCGATCGGCGGCGGGGCAGACGAAATCATGCTTGGCATCATCTGCAAGATGATGGGTATCCTGCCGAGTCAGCATAAAGGAGACTGA